GTTCGACGCGCTCGGCGATGGTGGGGTTCGTGCTGGTCACATCGGTCTCCTTCCAGGCATTGGAAGCGAGGAGACAAGCACCCGGCCGTACTGGTCCGGTGCCTGGCGAAAATGGATTCGCTCCTCCAGTCCTACCGAGACAAAAATGGAATATCAAGTCCATTTTTCGGCCTGCCGTCCGGCGACCGATCCGATGCACGAGGCAGCGGGCACACGGAGGTGCGGTCAGGAGACGGGGGCGCCGTCCGGGGCGGGCCGGGTACGGGATGCGATGTGGTCGATCATCGTGTCCAGGGTGGCTTCCAGCGGCGCGGTGTCGCGTTGCAGCTGGGTCAGCAGCAGCGCCCCTTGCAGGGCGGCCAGCGTCGCGGTGGCGAGTTTGTCCGGGTCGACGGCGGGGTCGAGGCGACCGGCCTCGGCCATCGATCGCAGCCCGGAGCGCACCCCGGACTCCCAGCGACGGAACGCCGTGGCGACATCGGCGCGGGCAATCGGGTTGACCTCGGCCAGTTCGCTGCCCAATGAGCCCAGCGGGCAGCCGCCCCGGCAGTGCATCTGCCGCTGGTGCGCGACGAGGAAGTCGCGCCAGGCCCGGAAACCGTCGACGGTGTCCAGCCGGGCGAACATGGGCTCCTGCGCGCCGACGATGGTGTCGCTCTGATACGCGATCACCGCCCGGATCAGCGCGTTCTTGTCGGTGAAGTAGTGGTAGACCTGCGAGTTGCTCACCCGGGCGGCGTCGCGCACGTCCTCGACGGTTGTCGCGGCGACACCGCGGTCGAACATCAACTGCGCTGCCGCGACAACGATCCGTTGCCGTGTCTGTTCACCCTTCGGCGTCAGGCGCCGCGGCTTTGTGCTGCTCATGACATCTGCAGTCTAGCATTTTCTGGAATTGACATTCCATTTTTTCTGGAACACCATTGGCTCCGTCAAGCCGAACTCCTCCCTCGAGGGAGATCGCCATGAAGAATCTTCGGGCGCGGTACGGCCCCTATGCGCTGGTGACCGGAGCGTCGGCGGGAATCGGTGCCGAGTTCGCCGCTCAGCTCGCTGCCGCCGGATTCGACCTCGTGCTGGTAGCCCGCCGTAAAGAGCGTTTATCCGCGCTGGCCGACCGCCTGCTCGCCGAGCACGGCACCGTCTGCAAGATCATCGAGCTGGACCTTGGCAGCCCCGGAGCTGTCGGCGAACTGAGCCGGCGCACCCAGGCCCTCGACATCGGACTGGTGGTCGCCGCTGCCGGTGTGCTCACTGCGGGCCGGTTCCTGGACAACCCACTCGACGCCGAGACCGCGCTGGTCGAGCTCAACCTCGTCGTCCCCCTGCAACTCGCCCACGCCTACGGCCGCCGGTTCAGTGCACAAGGCCGCGGCGCGGTGATCCTGATCGCGTCCACCGTCGCGTTCGCACCGGCGCCCGGCCTGGCCAACTACGCCGCGGCCAAGGCCTACATCGCCTCTTTCGGCCAGGCGCTGAACTACGAACTGCGCCACAACGGCGTCGACGTGCTCACCCTCGCCCCCGGCCCCACCCGCACCGAGGGCGTGGACACCGCCGAAGGCATCGACTTCACCCAGATGCCGCTGCCGATGGCTCCCG
This genomic stretch from Prescottella soli harbors:
- a CDS encoding TetR/AcrR family transcriptional regulator is translated as MSSTKPRRLTPKGEQTRQRIVVAAAQLMFDRGVAATTVEDVRDAARVSNSQVYHYFTDKNALIRAVIAYQSDTIVGAQEPMFARLDTVDGFRAWRDFLVAHQRQMHCRGGCPLGSLGSELAEVNPIARADVATAFRRWESGVRSGLRSMAEAGRLDPAVDPDKLATATLAALQGALLLTQLQRDTAPLEATLDTMIDHIASRTRPAPDGAPVS
- a CDS encoding SDR family NAD(P)-dependent oxidoreductase; its protein translation is MKNLRARYGPYALVTGASAGIGAEFAAQLAAAGFDLVLVARRKERLSALADRLLAEHGTVCKIIELDLGSPGAVGELSRRTQALDIGLVVAAAGVLTAGRFLDNPLDAETALVELNLVVPLQLAHAYGRRFSAQGRGAVILIASTVAFAPAPGLANYAAAKAYIASFGQALNYELRHNGVDVLTLAPGPTRTEGVDTAEGIDFTQMPLPMAPAGAVVGKALRNLGRKPLVIPGRMNKISDFIGKYATPRRMQTIIFGQLIGRATTSN